From Methanocella paludicola SANAE, a single genomic window includes:
- a CDS encoding FecCD family ABC transporter permease: MAKNSVAEALTAAKLPVNTPWAWKSIAAFLFFISPLPAFVVSLFIGNFGLSFNDTLGVIASRLFGGGDYPGMYYSVIFDVRLPRILTAMLVGGALAISGAAFQGIFKNPLVDPYILGLSSGAAFGAALSIAVLPALPLEPAAFVFSLIAIGLAYLMARTKGETPVISLVLSGVITSAVFTALLGIIQIQTNEKALQSIVLWIMGSFNASTWSKLGEAWYLIVAGCAVIILLRWRLNVLALGDEEARSVGMNTELYKVAFIVAASLVASASVAIAGIISLVGLIVPHMVRMVIGPDHRLLIPLSFTFGAAFLVIVDDAARAAFGFEIPVSIFTTLIGAPFFIFILRRAKVGGWE; the protein is encoded by the coding sequence ATGGCAAAAAACAGTGTCGCGGAGGCGTTAACGGCAGCGAAGCTGCCCGTTAATACCCCCTGGGCATGGAAATCCATCGCCGCTTTTTTATTTTTCATTTCGCCGCTGCCGGCTTTCGTCGTATCCCTTTTTATCGGCAATTTCGGCCTTTCCTTCAACGATACGCTGGGCGTCATCGCTTCCCGGCTCTTCGGGGGCGGCGACTACCCGGGCATGTACTATAGCGTGATCTTCGACGTGCGTCTGCCCCGGATATTGACGGCCATGCTGGTCGGCGGGGCGCTCGCGATCTCGGGCGCCGCGTTCCAGGGCATTTTCAAGAACCCGCTCGTCGATCCTTACATCCTGGGCCTGTCGTCCGGAGCGGCGTTCGGGGCGGCGCTGTCCATCGCTGTTTTGCCGGCGCTGCCGCTGGAGCCCGCCGCCTTCGTCTTTAGCCTGATCGCCATCGGGCTGGCTTATCTAATGGCCCGCACGAAGGGCGAGACTCCCGTGATATCGCTCGTGCTCTCGGGCGTCATCACCTCGGCCGTCTTCACGGCGCTCCTGGGCATCATCCAGATCCAGACCAACGAGAAGGCGCTGCAGAGCATCGTGCTCTGGATCATGGGCAGCTTCAACGCCTCCACCTGGTCGAAGCTCGGCGAGGCCTGGTACCTCATCGTGGCCGGGTGTGCCGTGATTATCCTGCTGCGCTGGAGGCTGAATGTGCTAGCCCTGGGGGACGAAGAGGCCCGGTCCGTGGGCATGAATACGGAATTGTACAAGGTGGCCTTCATCGTCGCGGCCTCGCTCGTGGCGTCGGCCTCTGTCGCCATCGCAGGGATCATATCCCTGGTCGGCCTTATCGTGCCGCACATGGTCCGCATGGTGATCGGGCCGGACCACCGGCTCCTCATTCCGCTGTCGTTCACCTTCGGGGCGGCCTTCCTCGTCATCGTGGACGACGCCGCCCGGGCGGCTTTCGGCTTCGAGATCCCGGTCAGCATCTTCACGACGCTCATCGGCGCGCCATTCTTTATATTTATCCTGCGCCGGGCGAAGGTAGGCGGATGGGAATGA
- the nikR gene encoding nickel-responsive transcriptional regulator NikR, with protein sequence MEQELMRIGVSLPENLLGRFDEIITKRGYSSRSEGIRDAIRNYILNYEWMSEVQGDRIGIVSLLYDHDQRGLVNNIIDIQHDNSELTQSSVHVHIDEHNCLEILTLRGDAKDIKAFAEKMMSLKGVKHVKLTTITPGAEL encoded by the coding sequence ATGGAACAGGAACTAATGCGTATCGGCGTATCGTTACCGGAAAATCTCCTGGGAAGGTTCGACGAGATCATCACCAAGAGAGGCTACTCATCCCGCTCCGAAGGCATCCGGGACGCGATCCGGAACTACATTCTGAACTACGAGTGGATGAGCGAAGTCCAGGGCGACCGGATAGGCATCGTTTCGCTCCTCTACGACCACGACCAGCGCGGCCTGGTTAACAATATCATTGATATACAGCACGATAACAGCGAGCTCACGCAGTCCTCGGTCCACGTCCATATCGATGAGCACAACTGCCTCGAGATCCTGACGCTCCGGGGCGATGCAAAGGATATCAAGGCCTTTGCTGAAAAGATGATGTCCCTGAAGGGCGTGAAGCACGTCAAGCTCACCACCATCACTCCGGGCGCCGAGCTCTAG
- the nikR gene encoding nickel-responsive transcriptional regulator NikR, with product MQDLARIGISVPGRLMGRFDEVIAQRGYSSRSEGIRDAIRDYIQYEKWMSKVRGDRIGIISILYNQDKRKLVSSLMQVRHDNSGLILTTIHKYLDKDNCMDVIIVRGEGGSIRAFTEKLMANKCVKHVKLTTILPEAEI from the coding sequence ATGCAGGATCTAGCGCGCATAGGCATATCGGTACCAGGCCGACTCATGGGCCGTTTCGACGAAGTCATCGCACAGCGGGGGTATTCCTCCAGGTCCGAAGGCATTCGTGATGCCATAAGGGATTATATACAGTACGAGAAATGGATGAGCAAAGTCCGGGGGGATCGCATCGGCATCATCTCGATCCTGTATAACCAGGATAAGCGTAAGCTTGTCAGCAGTCTGATGCAGGTGCGGCATGACAATTCCGGCCTGATACTGACGACGATCCACAAATATCTCGATAAAGATAATTGCATGGACGTTATCATCGTGCGCGGTGAAGGGGGAAGCATAAGGGCTTTCACCGAAAAGCTGATGGCGAACAAGTGCGTGAAGCACGTCAAGCTCACGACTATCCTGCCCGAAGCGGAAATTTAA
- a CDS encoding ABC transporter substrate-binding protein gives MKSKLMIVAILAIVVISIIAAGCTTTNTGATATPTTQAQKTITVIDDRGKTLTVPYPAKRVVFLVENAMNTMYAVGGADDISGIGDIWMPQYKEDFFRAVDSNYNATQKVGYVNGAVDLEALAKANPDLVVLWSADWDDKDTKAIEETLHVPVYGVFLRNFSDIYEQHRDFAKIVGNEKRGQEVLDTMNATMKKVTDVTSAIPENEKPTVYWMWGDVYGTAGLHSSTNDMINAAGGVNVVSKWNNDTKYDEHPVLTMEAIQALNPDVIYMWYNPNLDPKDIMTGEDYKAWRNINAVKNGRVYELDNPFLDDSMTSRLPLVVMKIAKNINPDKFASLDLNKEYDAFFVSVYGVHYPGYAKA, from the coding sequence ATGAAATCAAAATTAATGATAGTAGCGATACTTGCCATCGTCGTCATTTCTATCATTGCGGCGGGCTGTACGACCACGAACACTGGCGCGACGGCCACGCCGACGACGCAGGCCCAGAAGACCATCACGGTCATCGACGACCGGGGTAAGACTCTCACGGTGCCCTACCCAGCCAAGCGTGTGGTCTTCCTGGTCGAGAACGCGATGAACACGATGTACGCGGTCGGCGGGGCCGACGATATCTCGGGTATCGGCGACATCTGGATGCCCCAGTATAAGGAGGACTTCTTCCGCGCCGTTGACTCGAACTATAATGCGACCCAGAAGGTCGGCTACGTCAACGGGGCGGTAGACCTGGAGGCGCTGGCGAAGGCGAATCCGGACCTGGTCGTGCTCTGGTCCGCGGACTGGGACGACAAGGACACGAAGGCCATCGAGGAGACCCTGCACGTGCCCGTCTACGGCGTCTTCCTGAGGAACTTCAGCGACATCTACGAACAGCACCGCGACTTTGCGAAGATCGTCGGCAACGAGAAGCGCGGCCAGGAGGTCCTGGACACGATGAACGCGACCATGAAGAAGGTCACGGACGTCACCTCGGCGATACCCGAGAACGAGAAGCCCACGGTGTACTGGATGTGGGGCGACGTCTACGGTACGGCCGGCCTGCACAGCTCCACTAACGACATGATCAATGCGGCGGGCGGCGTGAACGTCGTCAGCAAGTGGAACAACGACACGAAGTACGACGAGCACCCGGTGCTGACCATGGAGGCCATCCAGGCGCTGAACCCGGACGTCATCTACATGTGGTACAACCCGAACCTCGACCCGAAGGACATCATGACCGGCGAGGACTACAAGGCGTGGAGGAACATCAACGCCGTCAAGAACGGCCGCGTCTACGAGCTGGACAACCCGTTCCTGGACGACTCCATGACCTCGAGGCTGCCCCTCGTTGTGATGAAGATCGCTAAGAACATCAACCCGGACAAATTCGCCTCGCTGGACCTGAATAAGGAATACGACGCCTTCTTCGTCTCGGTCTACGGCGTGCATTATCCCGGCTACGCGAAGGCTTAG
- a CDS encoding P-loop NTPase → MKIAVCGKGGSGKSTISALLARAMAARGHNVLVVDLDESNYGLHRQLGMEAPADFIGYFGGKEAATKKIVEYYQDRTKEPFDMKWSIATLPSGYVVVKCGIRLLSIGKIHDFGEGCACTMGSLSELLFKNLVLDENDVVIADTEAGVEHLGRGIEAGFDHIMVVVDPSYESLRLSRKIEAMVGNNGAKVHFVLNKMDEEIQKLVLGWFEGKSVAAVIPEDRGLFRATLEGRELDMEIPAIRCLADSLY, encoded by the coding sequence ATGAAGATCGCAGTTTGTGGAAAGGGCGGATCCGGCAAGAGCACGATCTCGGCCCTGCTCGCCAGGGCTATGGCAGCCCGTGGTCACAATGTCCTCGTGGTCGACCTCGACGAGTCCAATTACGGGTTGCACAGGCAGCTTGGGATGGAGGCCCCGGCAGACTTTATCGGCTACTTTGGAGGCAAGGAAGCGGCAACGAAAAAGATCGTCGAGTATTACCAGGACCGGACGAAAGAGCCGTTCGATATGAAATGGTCCATCGCCACGCTCCCCTCCGGATACGTCGTCGTAAAGTGTGGGATCAGACTCCTGTCCATAGGCAAGATCCACGACTTCGGCGAAGGCTGTGCCTGCACGATGGGCTCGCTCTCCGAGCTGCTCTTCAAGAATCTGGTGCTAGATGAGAACGATGTCGTCATCGCGGACACCGAGGCCGGGGTTGAGCACCTGGGCCGCGGCATCGAGGCCGGCTTCGACCACATCATGGTCGTAGTGGACCCCTCCTACGAGTCGCTCCGGCTCTCGCGCAAGATCGAGGCCATGGTCGGAAATAACGGGGCGAAGGTGCACTTCGTGCTGAATAAGATGGACGAGGAAATACAAAAACTGGTGCTCGGCTGGTTCGAGGGCAAAAGCGTGGCCGCCGTGATCCCGGAAGATAGGGGATTGTTCCGGGCGACGCTCGAAGGGCGGGAGCTGGATATGGAAATTCCCGCGATCCGGTGTCTGGCCGATTCATTATATTGA
- a CDS encoding ABC transporter ATP-binding protein: MGMTGEGIRIEGVGKSYDDLRVLEGIGVSIKKGSVVAFLGPNGCGKTTLLKIISRNLDPDSGIVFLDGKNIVEMRPVDLSKKMGSVPQAHRSSFPFSVLDVVMTGRAPYIGAFSTPSAKDMEISLGILKTLGISHLAEKSYTTISGGERQLVMIARALAQGPEFLLLDEPTTFLDLKNQMGVLSMVTGLAREKGMTVIMTLHDPNHALMYADEVVLMAKLDGHKSNVIAAGLSRDVMTAENIRAAYGVDVEIIEHDNKKVILPYVK; encoded by the coding sequence ATGGGAATGACCGGAGAAGGCATTCGCATCGAAGGCGTCGGCAAGTCCTACGACGACCTCCGGGTCCTGGAAGGTATCGGCGTCTCGATAAAAAAGGGATCAGTCGTGGCTTTTTTGGGGCCGAACGGGTGCGGCAAGACCACGCTCCTGAAGATCATCAGCCGCAACCTCGACCCGGACAGCGGCATTGTATTTCTTGACGGAAAAAATATCGTCGAGATGCGGCCGGTGGATCTGTCAAAGAAAATGGGCAGCGTCCCCCAGGCGCACCGGTCCTCCTTCCCGTTCTCGGTGCTCGACGTGGTCATGACCGGCCGCGCGCCGTATATCGGGGCTTTCTCGACACCTTCCGCAAAGGACATGGAAATATCCCTGGGAATCCTGAAGACGCTGGGAATTTCTCACCTGGCCGAAAAGTCCTATACTACGATCAGCGGCGGCGAGCGCCAGCTCGTCATGATCGCCCGGGCGCTGGCGCAGGGGCCGGAGTTCCTCTTGCTCGACGAGCCCACGACGTTCCTGGACCTGAAAAACCAGATGGGGGTCCTCTCCATGGTCACGGGCCTGGCCCGGGAAAAAGGCATGACCGTCATCATGACCCTGCACGACCCCAACCATGCCCTCATGTACGCGGATGAGGTCGTCCTCATGGCAAAGCTGGACGGGCACAAAAGTAACGTCATCGCCGCGGGTCTGTCGCGGGATGTGATGACGGCGGAGAACATCCGGGCAGCCTATGGAGTGGACGTCGAGATCATCGAGCACGATAATAAAAAGGTTATCCTACCGTACGTAAAATAA